The window tgaaattactacgttccccatcacttTCGTCGCGGTTGGTGGCTAGAACTGGGATAGAAGACTGACCTTTATTCCTGGTTCCatccaccaactgggactaaaggggctgCGCCAGGAGCGAGGccgtttagtcccggttcgtgtctggaaccgggactaaagagctgAGACGAACCGGGACTGGTGCCTGCCGAGGCCCAGCCGGCGCCCTGGCCGCTCGAACCGCGACTGATGCaccaattagtgccggttcgtaacttGACCGAGACTAATGCTCTGATCTGGccaggaccaaagccctgttttctactagtggaagttGCGTGATGCATGGCACTAAATAGAACATCTTTTACAGGAGCTCGAATGGAAGCATACAACAATGAAAAATGAAGCCAACTAATATTCTGGGAAATAAGGGTATGGATGATTTGTGTCAATAATGTACAAATGGATACAAAAAAAAATTAACCTATGGAAGCAAAATGTATAGAGTACAAACTGTATTGTGATTTAGATGCTACATAACAAAGTGGCACAAACATGGTACTTTGGGAACGGAACTAGTCTTCCCTGAAAGCATGGAAATTTGAAATAATTACCACCATTGATCGGGATGCATAGTTTGAGATTTGTGTACCAAATTAACTACTTTTCGCAGATGATATGGTGTACACAACGGAGAAAGCATATTGACACCTGTGAAAATTCGTTGAATCAAGATATGAACATAAGTAACACAAATCAACTCAAGTGCTTTAGATTTAAGTTGTACCAGGGTGATTCACCGGGCTGTTCCAGGCTGGCAGGCTTCTTTGTGAAACTGAAACGATTTACCAGCGTGATGGGGAGGAGGGTAGCAGGGAATGGTCCTAATGGTGAAGCAAGATGGCGAGAGGGATGCGAGGTCATCGGAGAGAGCAGCATTGGAGACGTAGCAGCGGAAGAGGGGCGGGTCGCTGCACCGGCTACCTGAAGCAGTTGTAGACGGCGCAGAGTTTTGGGGCACAGTGGGGTGGTGGCGGAAGTAGCCATGATGGATAGGGAGATCGGCGAGCTCGGGGCTGCGCTCGCCCTCAGGATCCGAGATGGATCGGACAAGCGAGATTAACTCGCATGCGACTACCTAATGAGGTGGTTGAGACGGGGGCAGATGAGATTTTCTCGATCAGGTTAATTGGGCAGtctgcttagagcatctccaacaggcatgCTATGTTAGCCGTGTGCTGAAAAAAAACGCTTTTTTGCGTGTGCTGAGCCGAAATGGACGCTCCAACAGCTGCGTAATAATCACGCGCACGGTAAGCTTGGTTCAGCACGTGGAGGAAAACGGCATCGTGCGCAGTGTACTTGCTGCGCCTGCTCCCGCGAGCTGGACAGCGATGATTCACACACGACTTCAACAACCGCCAGATCTGAGACCTCCAGGCGCTGGCGCTGCCGCCCGCACCTTCCCCATTCGCTCCAGCGACCCGTCGACGCTTCCACCGCTTCTCCCAGCGTGCCGCCGCTGCATCCTCCACCTTCTCTCCTCGCCGCTGCCCGTCGAGCGCACTATTCCTCCAATGAACAACTCCCAACGGCCATTTGCAGCTCGGCgcccacaaggtgtttgacaaaacgcttgcaaggtatgtattgcttcaaCTTTATATTTTGTagatgaatttggtgcatgttgtttaTAGTTTTAAGCTAGTTTAAATTTaatattgtagatgagttcgtcctaCGATTCTTCCGATGAAGAATTTGATACTCAAGAGGAGGAGGACCTCACAATGATCCTAGATATGCACGTCAATAAAAagccgaagcacggtggttcggttatcgGTCAAAAGATTCTTTGATACATCATGAATGCTTatgtgatcatgcataatatgatcatcgagaatgagcgtggccaaaaTTTAGACTGTTCTCAATATGAGTTGTTGGTACGTCCTGTGCGAGTGTGGAGGAGGACTGCGAGGGTGGCCAGATTTATTGCCTCCTATCGTGCCATTCGACGTGTCGAAACGCGTGATGATCTTCAAAAGGATCTAATCGAGGAGTGGTGGTCATGAAATGGGTGACAAAACTAGTTTGATGTTTTATTGTTGAACTATTTTTGTATTGgaagataaactatttgtttgagttgtaataataaTTGAAATCTTTTCTTGATTTACGTTTTGTTTGTTTGATCTTCTTTGTTCTATGTTGAGTAAGAAATGTTGTTTGTGCTGATCGTGTGGGTTGTAAATTTAGCGCGCCTGCTGGAGCGCTAACGATGGAAGATAAACGCTATAGACCGCGGGATTGGAAAAGCATCAACGGCACATGACCCGTATTGGAAAAGTTTCCTATCAGAAAACTGTATACAAGTGTTTCCCATTTATTTTTGCGTTATCAGGCCGGCTGTCATCTAGAAGAAGCTGTTGATTACACAACTCCACGGAACTGCAGCAGATAATAGATCTTTGTGACGAGCGTTACCAGCAGTCATCCACAGTCGACCTGAGATTAACCTATATCTTGTGTTGGATGGCCCAGCCCTTCCAATCTTCAATGAAGTAGCAGTGTTACGTGCCATACTGGACCGTGTGCACCAGGCCTTCATGGCCATGCCATACCCAAACACGTCTTTGCACGGCGTCGTGGGCACGCCTAGCACCACCATAGGATTCGCAGGCGACGAGGTGGGCTGCTGGTTGATGAACTCCACGAGGCTCCCCATGAGCCTCTTGCTGGTGGCCCTCAGCGGACTGTAGAGATGGAAACCGTGCTCCTCGCCCTCCGACTCCACCACCGTCACCTCGCGGCGCCGCTGGATCATCCAAGGCCAACGCGAGTCGAGATCACGCATGCGGGCCgccaggcggtggccgcggccccgCAGGCTGTCCTTCCCGGCCACGGCGATGAGCACGCGCTGGCAAGCCAGCGATGAGATCTCAGAGGCCGGAGGGTCGATCCGGGGGTCGTCGTTGCCGGCCTGACCGGCCGTCACGAACGGCCAGAGCCGGTCCACCCCGTTCGGCGGGAACACGGCCACGGTGGCTTCGTTGTCGTCCCAGGCGAGCTCCAAAGGCAGCCGCTTGGCTCCCCAGAAGTAAGGCTGCACCATGATCAGCCCCTCGATGTCCATAATGTCGTTGTTGACTTCGTGGCTGGCGCGGACTGCCGTGTGGTAAACGATGTTGCCGCCGGCGCTGTCGCCGGCCAGGAACGTGCGCGCGGGGTCGGCGTAGCTGGCCAGCCATGGGTCGGACAAGGACGCCGCCCACTGGAGCGCGGCCCACGCGTCGTCGTAGGCCGCAGGGATGGGGAACTCTGGCGCTAGACGGTACTCCACCGACACGACGAGGGCCCCAGCGGAGGCGGCCAGGGAGGTCGCGTAGCGGTGGTACGTCCGGCCGAAAGCGCTTTCGGTGCAGAAGGAGCCGCCATGGACGTAGATGACGAGAGGAAGCCGATTCCTGCCTGAGGTCTCGGCGGCACCGGACGGGAGGAACAGGCGCACAGACACGCCGGTGGCCTTGTCGACGACGACGTCCCTCGTCGCCACCCCACGGTTGCGGGCCTGATCCGACGAGGCCGGCACGAATGGACTGCGCAGGAAACGCTCGATGCTGCCGTCCTCGTACTTGCGTATGAACGGGTACATGTCCACGGAGATGTTACGTCCGTGGTTGTGATTCGCTGGAGAATTCTTGCTTGCCTGCATGGCGCAGTTGAGCTGCTTTAGTTTGGAACGCTTGTTTCGAATTGTGCCGCGTCGACGTTGGCTGCATCTCATGGGATTTTATAGAGCGAGTTGCTTCATCGGAACTTTACTAATGAGATTCGGAGGGAATCGACGGCATTCCCTCCGATCAGACTACACAGAGTAGAAAAGTTTTCCTCAGAAATATGTCTCCATGAAATAAATATGAGTATTTTCATTTTCTGTGTTAAATACTTAAACATGCTTTGAAAGAGTCCAAGTGGTTGTTGTCTGCCAATTATTGACGCGTGCATGGTCAAATTTCATTTTCAGTTAGATCTTATTCCATTATTGGATGTACCGTTGCAGCTATCCGAATATATCGAGTACTTATGGGAAGGACCATATTTTTGTCGATGTTGGATGACCACCTGTTGGCAAAAGGGTTTGATTTGGGTTAGCAATAGCACCAGGGGACCATTTCTATTTCTCATTTTAATTATATATTAATTAATTGTTTTGTTGTTTTATTTTGAGCGACAATTAATAGTTTTGGAAAGTTCGTGCATAACTGCAGCACCCGTGCTACACACGTGTTGATAAATTGGGCCTTCATAATTAGAAAATCTCGACTGGTTTGATACAATGATTTAACACGAATGTTATGCATTTCGCAGCAGCTTTTCGTGGAATGTTTTCTGTAAGTGCATGGATGATATGGCACGAGCAAACGCGTTGCCGATACAAACCTTTGCAGCATTTATCTCTTTGTATGTTCGAAAAGAGTTTAAAATTAAAGACAGTTGCATCTTGAGTAGGTAATGTACTTCAAGGATGGTTGTACGACCATGCGTTCATCTGTTATTAATAGCATGAAATAATGCCTATCGCGAGGGAAGCAACTACCCCTTTGTTGCAGCTGTTATGGATGACCACCTGCCCAACTAGGtccactagtcatcaacccgtgcacctGCATGGGCTAGAAAATTTCAAAATAGAAAACAGATCTTTTGAAATAATTCAATTTTCATCAATATATCCATCTATTAACAAATAGGAAATAGACTTGGGAACATACTTTTTAAGATTGTTAGGAACCAATTAATACGGTGAAACCTTACATACCTTTAGTTCGTTCATGATTAAACGCTATTCTTTGATGCTACAAGTTTTGGCCGTGTTTCAAATCATGACAATCAACTACGCACAAAAATGTAAAGATGAAGGATATATTAAGAATACCTCCTTTTGGGGATAATATATCATTGAGCAGTAATAAACCATGTAATACCACAAATTAGTACATCCATGAATGTTGGGTAAGCATATGCGTTTTCTATGTACATACATGCAGGGATGGGGCAAACATATAATTCAAGCATCATGATTAAAGATGGCATAAGGATGATTTCAACAGAAAAAAAAGCACATGACATGCTGTAAACATTTGCGGAGTTGCAACTCACCATCTCACACTCTATCACTACTCCACAGTATCCTCTTTCCTCTAATGATTAgtcgatgccgcacaattctagaAGCACATACAGAAAATCAAAGATGATTTTAAAACGGAAGTACACTGTAAGAGTACTATATATATAATGGCATATCATTTGATTATAAAGAAAAGTTATAGGGTTAAGAAACTGTAAGTACTTCATATTTTTTCAAGCCCCACATGTCGAATCATATACTTACAATAAGTTGTGCGCAATATAATTTATAAATTTATATTATTTTCGTATAAAAATTATCTAAAAATATAATAATTGACTACACAACATTTGTGAGTAATATATGACTATACAATAATTGTTCGTATATTCTTTGCCTTCATTCAAAGTGATACACATACGGCCAGAGCATAAGGTTGGCTGACCACCATTTAGCAGCCCAGCACCAGCAAACGTCAGGGTCGCAAAAATATTTGCGATCTGCCACTGACGTGCAAGATCAGAATGACATAGAGAGCTCGTGTAGAGTCAGACATGGGTGGGCAAATGATTTCTCCACCTTGCACCAACAACTGGTGGCTTTCAGAACATGTACACCAGAGAAAAAAATCAAATGCTTATTCTTTTTCTATGAAAAACAACATTAGATGGGGGCTGGTACGCACTAGAGGGAGATGCAACGATAGCCAgatctgttttgttttgttttggttggaACACCGATCGTAGATGTTGTCTGTTTTTTTAAATGGCTGGACGTGAGTGTTGAGGAATCCTTTTTCACCGTTTTCACTATACTTGATAGATGTCTTGTTTTTTTTCAAAGAACTTGGACGTGGGTGTTAATGACTCTTTGttctgtacgtataaccgtatgtACTTTCTATTTGGATTGAAACATGGATGTGGGTGTGTGTTTTATTGAATGGCTGAACACAAATGATGATAATCCTTTATAAGTACGTGATAGTCCAGTAATCCTCTTTTGGTAAGTGATGAATGTCATCTTCTTGGACTCTCGTATCAAAAAAATAATGCTCCACGATTCCTTATCTTCAAGGGCTCCagtattttttttttttgaaaagttccATTATTCCTTTGTTGATCCTAGCCATACAATTTATATCCTAAGGTTAATTTTATGTTCTTTTGAGGATTGACATGGAGGCTTCATTGGTGCTTCTAATTAGTaaagatataagatataagatttTTGGGTAAGCTAGCTCACATCTACTTATGAAGTGATGGCTGTCACTATACGTTTATGGGTACACTTACATTCAGTACCACCCGAAAGACTCTCTTTACTGACTGCCGGAATCTTTGCCAAGTTTATTTTGTCGAACACGCAGTAAATCCTATATCCCAAATGAAATGACTGAGAAAACACTTAATAAATACAAAACACTTGGTATAGCCAATGCTATACCGAGTGTCGAACCAATGGCACACGGTAACGTCTGAGACATTTGGCAAACAGCATGTGAAGGTGTCCCTCCTTTCCGCGGTTGACAGCAGGGTGATGTCGCATCCATCTTTGCTGACTGTTTCTCTGCAGACACTCCGTTAAATAAGTTAGCAATTATCATTGTTCATCTTTACCAAGTGTTTCCCCGCATTTGGTAAACTTtatttatatatttatttattttgagatGAGGTATAAAATTTGATAGAACTCTCCATAGTTGGACATGTAGCTAAATGAGAATTCTTCTTTTGTGGACATGTAGTTAAAATATTTTAGTAATTGTCGTAGGGATTTCACGGGAATAGGCATTAGTTCTATGAAGGATTTGTGGAGTACCCGCCTCCTGAGGCTCTTAGATGGCGAGAGTGCCCTCCCAGTTGTTCGTTTCTAGGTGGCATGCCACGGGGATTTATCGGGGGCTCTCCGTGCCGTCCGATCTGCCAAGACAGGTGGACCACCAGCACGCTAGGGGCCACCGTCACGCGGCGGTTTTGGCGCACCCGCGAGCCCCAGCATGTTGTCCCGTGCACAACTGTCTAGGCGAGCCTGCTTGTCGGCGGCGGCAGCCATCCTTCGGGGTGTGTTGCTCACGCGAGCCGGGAGGAGGCGTGCGTACGGCTCGGAGAGGATGCCTCTCGTGTCTGGCTTTTTGGGGCCATCCGTGGCGGCCGAACTGCCCAGATAGCGCGCACTTGGGTGACCTGCCTTGGGGGTCCatgacgggtggaccacgagggcttTCGGATGTGCCCGTGTGTGAGGGCTCGTGTGCTCGCCCGCACGCGGTGGAACGCCTGGACCCATCTATCGGCATCTTTGGCCCCCGATGTGTTACATCGGTCGCACTAGCCAAGCAGACGCATGCGACGGGCTTTTTAAGTCGCGCGAGCCGTGCAGGCGTGTGTCCCCATGCACGGCTGTGCCTGCATACACCAGCTAGCCACGCACCGTACGTGCCACCTCGCGCATTTGGGAGATGCCTTCCCGGGCTCTCTGCGCACACGAAAATCGGTTCCTCGGCCCGGCATTATCTTTACACTGAGTGTAGTCGGATGAATGGTTGGATGGGACGTGCAACGTCGGTTGTCCGTCTTGGGACTTTCATAAAAGCGCATCGTGTGCTTTTGCCATCGTCTGCCATATCATTTTCTTCTGGCTCAAGCACAATGGCTTCCTCTCACTCCTCTCAAGTGAAAGGATTTCCATGAGCTTCTTTGTCGATCCGGCTGGGGGGCTCTGCATTCGGTGTATTTGCGCGCATCACTTGTGTTTACTCAACGGCACTGCTGTAGGCCAGAGTATTTGCAGCGTGCAGTCAGGCCGCACGGTGCTAGCTTTGTAAGTTTTGACGGCGTGCCGTTAAAGCAAACGCATTTAATATGTCTCCCTCTCTCACTTCTTTGTTGCTAGCTACCTATTCTCTCTCACTACACACACCTTATTAGATACACGCCGTGAAATATATAAATTGACTATATTAGATACTCGCCGACTGTGTCTAGTATATTAGATTGCCTTCTTGAAATATATAAATTAAGTAGATATCTCTCTCCTACTCTATATTAATTATATGTTAATGCATAATTACCTACCCCTCCCCCGAGTCCTCTTGAGGGATCTCTCTCTTCATTAGTAGCTAGTATGTCACACTACATGTATTCATAGGGATAAGGACCCGTCCTCACCCTCAATGGAGCTATGCATGTCTAGGTCGGACCGTGTGTTTTTTTAGGTGAGTTCCCTCACTCTTGAATGTAATGAAATGTATGGTAGTTCTTGTGGAAATGTTTGTCATCGATTCGACAATGTACTATACATATAGTGTGGTCGAAAGCATTTCTAAATAAACTTACGTCTATTTCAATTATCACACACGAATGTTTAGATTTATGAATTAAGTTCATGAAACAAAAGAAAATGGACAACAACAAAATTTGGTAGCATGAGATTGGGAACACGCAAAAAAAAACCCGGATTTGCTTGTCACCCTAAAACCCTAAAAGCCTACTAGCAGCGTGCGCATAGTGGGCCGACCGCTGCTAGTATCCTTACTAGCAGTGTTTACTGATTTTGAACACTATTAATATGAAGAATACTAATTTACTACAAAATAGCTTACCAAACCTGCACAAATCCAAAAACTGGATATGTCACCCGGAATGGTGTACATTACATGCATAGAAATTTGTTATTTCACAAAATTAACAACATCACCATGTCATTCTCAAACTCGACACTTTCCCCACTTCAAACGTATACATCTCGCCACTTGATCTCCCTCGGGTCGAAAGCAATGTGTATCAAAAATTCAATTTGACACTTCGTAAATTAAACAACAGGTTGAAGTGGTCAGATATTGACACCATGCAAGGTTTCAATTTCTTTCTACAGCGTTTtacatattttttttgtatttcaAGAAGCATTTCTAATAAATCTACGTACTCCAAATTAGAACACATGTATGTTCGGATTTATGAGTTAAGTTCATGAAACAAAACCAAAAGGACAGCAACAAAATTTGATAGCATGAGACTgggaacacacacaaaaaaacgtAATAGTGCTTGTCACCCTAAAACCCTAAAATCCTACTAGCAGTGGGCGCTTAGTGGGTTAACCGATGCTAGTAGACATAGTAGCAACGTTTCTTGACTTAGAATGCTGCTAATGTGAATAATACTAATTTCCTATAAAAATAGCTTAGCAACCTTGTATATATAAATTCAGAAATTGGATAAGTCTCTAGGAGGTGTACATTACATGCATACaatggtcaagccggctccggtagaggaGCGGCGACAGCGGCATGCCGGCGGTTCGTTCTGCCAGCTATAGTGGTCATTTAGTTAGAGACCTCGATGTAATTTTCATTATGTTTGAGGTGCTTCATATTACTAATAACTTTTTTAACAGTCTGCATCTTTttgaaaaagaaatagaaaatcTATGCAAAGATGGATAATACCTCTATCACATGTCGCTATCTTGTTTCTCCCTCAATTTTGCCGATTAAAACTCGATTAGAAATATTCCTCCATGAAAGAAATGTGAGTGTTTTCATTCTCCGTCTTTCAGGCCATGGGAATCAAgtgcttgactcttctccagttCAAGAATGGGCTCAAGGTGAACCTGAATAATCCAGAAATGTAATatgtatatatctatatatatacacacacctgGGTTCTTGGGGTGTATGTATGATGTTTTTTTTTCTTCCATATGTACGTTGTTACTTCCTATTCATGAAGATCCCCAGCGTCCAACTCATGCGGATGCAACAAGAAAATAATGATCGGCCGTTCCCAGCTGCTAGCAGTAAAAAAAGCCTGtcgtatttctccctccattttgccGATCCGATTAGATATATGTCTCCATGAAATAATTATGAGTATTTTCATTTTCTGTGTTAAATATACTTTGAAAGAGACCAAGTGGTTGTACGAGCGTTCATCCGCTATTAATAGTATGAAATAGTGCCTATCACGAcagaagcaaacaacacgcgaaggtGTCCCTGCTTTGCTGCAGATAGCAGGGTGATGTCGCGTCCATCTTTGCCCACAGTTTTTCTGCAGACACTCCGTTAAATAAGTTAGCAATTATCATTGTTCATCTTTACTGAGTGTTTCCCCGCACATGGTAAACTTaatttatatatttatttattttgagatGAGGTATAAATTTTGATAGAACTCTCCATAGTTGAACATGTAGTTAAAAGATAAGCGTTTTTTGGACATGTAGTGAAAATATTTTAGT is drawn from Triticum dicoccoides isolate Atlit2015 ecotype Zavitan chromosome 4A, WEW_v2.0, whole genome shotgun sequence and contains these coding sequences:
- the LOC119289606 gene encoding probable carboxylesterase 5, which gives rise to MQASKNSPANHNHGRNISVDMYPFIRKYEDGSIERFLRSPFVPASSDQARNRGVATRDVVVDKATGVSVRLFLPSGAAETSGRNRLPLVIYVHGGSFCTESAFGRTYHRYATSLAASAGALVVSVEYRLAPEFPIPAAYDDAWAALQWAASLSDPWLASYADPARTFLAGDSAGGNIVYHTAVRASHEVNNDIMDIEGLIMVQPYFWGAKRLPLELAWDDNEATVAVFPPNGVDRLWPFVTAGQAGNDDPRIDPPASEISSLACQRVLIAVAGKDSLRGRGHRLAARMRDLDSRWPWMIQRRREVTVVESEGEEHGFHLYSPLRATSKRLMGSLVEFINQQPTSSPANPMVVLGVPTTPCKDVFGYGMAMKAWCTRSSMARNTATSLKIGRAGPSNTRYRLISGRLWMTAGNARHKDLLSAAVPWSCVINSFF